The following are encoded together in the Culex pipiens pallens isolate TS chromosome 1, TS_CPP_V2, whole genome shotgun sequence genome:
- the LOC120424768 gene encoding myosin-11-like, whose product MQQPEDQHQIKEIEQQLLQLQSAFQLLNDKNHQLSSQLVTLRHKKVKREAGDDDPYEAKFTPFDTKRIKAEFGRPERNVKAETLETIVLDDDDDSRDHDDSMKKLNDSRSAIEPVSYESTGSELAQVTDEFKKLVNKLDTVQRRQHAGDQELGLQLQHERSQNKLLEQQVQDLTEENLRLMVEQTNVKTQLGEHEKQIERLKQELTGLYAEKTQQMSLWQADKSSFETQNTELNLQLQRKISDSEEVRSQNQVLEQQLQECRSQLTATENRLTEYENQIVRLNEELAVLRTDKQQQILSIEEEKVKLETMGKRLTGYEADITRLNEELVQLNADKNHQLSLWEEERTNLENRNTNLQSHLQKKIDEDQQLLNEQNQTLEVLKQQLQAMTTDNERLKVDQESVRSELVSAENRAMECEKQIQRLNQELAEQVTDKNQQTTAWEQEKSSLESAIKYLQQQLQLKDGDNGEINKLLFEERNQKKIVEQQLQVISEEKEQLRSQLETTQNNLSEHEKLIESLKQELVELVDTKNQQANLWKEETTNLEAKNQELLLQLQGADEENRATKQQLQDLTDENDHLKDEQQNTKSQLAIAEETVQEHAEQINRLEQELEELQKKDAHCAELSHLLEEERKQRSTLEQQLQSMQEEREELKSQLATTKITVEEHAARIARLEQELEELGADKDQTMHLWEEEKSVLETTGQELHLQLQSKLAEIGDMGELLLVERKQNKDLEQQLLAMSEDTIAMEKRMTDFEFQIKALEQEQEEARVDKEQKMSLWEEEKAKLEGKINELLLQMEGKCGDNKELADLLQEEKTRSGDLDQQLLSTNEKLEQLKTQLEGAETRLMEQEENIKKLEQQLAELNADKEQATNLWNEERSNLETKNEELEHQLKQKDNDNGELNELLLVERNQNKAQGQHLIVMTEEKEELKSLLVTMENSMTQYETQIKELKHEMAEFVAERNQQTSLWIEEKAALEINNKELQQQLQKKDADNKELSKLFLEEQHNSKDLAQQLLVLSEDKVELNSRVATQRSRLLEHEEHIKRLEHEMSELLADKSQQLSACLAEKADLEGKTKQLDEQLQKKDEEMKDLSELLLEERNHNIDLEQQLQDAGKANENAKTLLKGAEKSLAKQEKKVKQLKQELEDLQVDKNQQAEVSRVEKEGLECKNKEMHGMMRRLKDLVRNVDV is encoded by the exons atGCAGCAACCGGAAGACCAGCACCAAATCAAGGAGATCGAGCAGCAGCTGCTGCAGCTGCAGAGTGCGTTCCAGCTGCTGAACGACAAGAACCACCAGCTATCGAGCCAGCTGGTGACACTTCGCCACAAGAAGGTCAAACGGGAAGCCGGCGACGATGATCCGTACGAGGCAAAGTTCACCCCGTTCGATACCAAACGGATCAAGGCGGAGTTCGGCCGACCCGAGCGGAACGTCAAGGCGGAAACGCTGGAAACCATCGTCctggacgacgatgacgactcGCGAGACCACGATGACTCGATGAAGAAGCTGAACGATTCGAGGAGTGCCATCGAACCGGTAAGCTACGAGTCGACGGGCTCGGAACTCGCGCAAGTCACCGACGAGTTCAAGAAGCTAGTGAACAAGCTGGACACGGTTCAGCGCCGGCAGCACGCTGGAGATCAGGAGCTAGGCCTGCAGCTTCAGCACGAGCGAAGTCAGAACAAGCTGCTGGAGCAGCAGGTTCAGGACTTGACCGAGGAGAACCTTCGGCTGATGGTGGAGCAAACGAACGTGAAGACGCAGCTGGGTGAGCACGAAAAGCAGATCGAGCGATTGAAGCAGGAGCTGACGGGGTTGTACGCGGAGAAGACCCAGCAGATGAGCTTGTGGCAAGCCGATAAATCAAGTTTTGAGACACAGAACACCGAATTGAATCTGCAGCTGCAGCGGAAGATTAGTGACAGTGAGGAAGTACGGAGTCAGAATCAGGTTCTGGAGCAACAGTTACAGGAGTGCAGATCGCAGCTGACAGCTACGGAGAATCGTTTGACTGAATACGAAAACCAGATCGTTAGGTTAAATGAGGAGTTGGCGGTGTTACGGACGGACAAGCAACAGCAAATCCTCTCAATAGAAGAGGAAAAGGTCAAGCTGGAAACCATGGGCAAACGGTTGACGGGGTATGAAGCAGACATCACAAGACTGAATGAAGAACTTGTGCAACTAAACGCAGACAAGAATCATCAGCTAAGTCTTTGGGAAGAGGAAAGGACCAACTTGGAAAACAGAAACACGAACCTTCAAAGTCACCTGCAGAAGAAGATTGACGAAGATCAACAACTGCTGAACGAACAGAATCAGACGTTGGAAGTCCTGAAGCAGCAACTACAAGCAATGACCACCGATAATGAACGCTTGAAGGTTGATCAGGAAAGCGTTCGGTCTGAACTGGTATCCGCGGAGAATCGAGCGATGGAGTGCGAGAAACAGATCCAGCGACTGAATCAAGAGTTGGCGGAGCAAGTCACCGATAAGAACCAACAGACGACCGCTTGGGAGcaggaaaaatcaagtttggagTCGGCGATCAAGTATCTGCAACAGCAGTTGCAGCTGAAGGACGGGGACAACGGAGAGATCAACAAACTTTTGTTCGAGGAGCGAAATCAGAAGAAGATTGTGGAGCAGCAATTGCAGGTGATCAGCGAGGAAAAGGAGCAACTCAGGTCTCAACTCGAAACTACACAGAATAATCTAAGCGAGCATGAAAAGCTAATCGAAAGTCTTAAACAAGAGCTAGTGGAACTCGTTGACACCAAGAATCAACAGGCAAACCTGTGGAAAGAGGAAACAACAAACTTGGAAGCAAAGAACCAAGAGTTACTGCTCCAACTACAAGGAGCAGACGAAGAGAATCGTGCCACCAAGCAACAACTACAAGATTTGACCGACGAGAATGACCATTTGAAGGATGAACAGCAGAACACCAAGTCTCAACTGGCGATCGCTGAAGAAACCGTGCAGGAGCATGCGGAACAAATCAACCGGCTGGAACAGGAGCTAGAAGAG TTGCAGAAGAAGGACGCCCACTGCGCGGAGCTGAGCCATCTTTTGGAGGAGGAGCGGAAACAGAGGAGCACTTTGGAGCAGCAACTGCAAAGCATGCAGGAGGAGAGGGAAGAACTGAAATCTCAACTAGCGACCACCAAGATCACCGTGGAGGAACACGCGGCACGCATCGCGCGACTGGAGCAGGAGTTGGAGGAGCTGGGCGCCGACAAGGACCAAACGATGCACCTGTGGGAGGAGGAGAAGTCGGTGCTGGAGACAACCGGTCAGGAGCTGCACCTGCAGCTGCAATCGAAGCTGGCCGAGATTGGAGACATGGGCGAGCTGCTGCTCGTCGAGCGCAAGCAAAACAAGGACCTGGAGCAGCAACTGCTGGCGATGAGCGAGGATACCATTGCGATGGAGAAGCGAATGACGGATTTCGAGTTTCAGATTAAAGCGCTGGAGCAGGAGCAGGAGGAGGCACGGGTGGACAAGGAACAGAAGATGAGTTTGTGGGAAGAGGAGAAGGCTAAGCTGGAGGGGAAAATCAACGAACTGCTTCTACAAATGGAGGGGAAGTGTGGTGACAACAAAGAGTTAGCTGATCTGCTTCAGGAAGAGAAGACCAGGAGCGGTGACTTGGATCAGCAACTGCTTAGCACGAATGAGAAGCTGGAACAGCTGAAGACTCAGCTTGAGGGTGCTGAGACAAGACTGATGGAGCAAGAGGAAAACATCAAGAAGCTAGAGCAGCAGTTGGCTGAGCTAAATGCTGATAAAGAACAAGCAACAAACTTATGGAACGAGGAAAGGTCCAACTTGGAGACTAAGAACGAGGAACTGGAACATCAACTGAAGCAGAAGGACAACGACAACGGAGAGCTGAACGAGTTGCTACTGGTGGAGCGCAACCAGAACAAAGCCCAAGGGCAGCATCTGATAGTCATGACGGAGGAGAAGGAGGAACTCAAATCACTACTGGTAACGATGGAAAACAGTATGACACAGTACGAAACTCAAATCAAGGAGCTGAAACATGAAATGGCAGAGTTTGTCGCAGAAAGGAATCAACAGACGAGCTTGTGGATAGAGGAGAAAGCAGCTTTAGAAATCAACAACAAGGAACTTCAGCAGCAGCTACAAAAGAAAGACGCTGACAACAAGGAGTTGAGCAAGCTTTTCCTGGAAGAGCAACACAACAGCAAGGACTTGGCGCAGCAACTACTTGTGTTGAGCGAGGACAAGGTCGAGCTGAACTCCAGAGTGGCCACCCAAAGAAGCAGACTGCTGGAACATGAGGAACACATCAAGCGACTGGAGCACGAGATGTCGGAACTGCTCGCCGACAAGAGTCAGCAGCTGAGCGCATGTTTAGCGGAGAAGGCCGACTTGGAGGGCAAAACCAAGCAGCTGGACGAGCAACTGCAGAAGAAGGACGAGGAGATGAAGGACTTGAGCGAGCTGCTGCTGGAGGAACGCAACCACAACATTGACCTGGAGCAGCAGCTGCAGGACGCGGGTAAGGCGAATGAGAACGCGAAGACGCTGCTGAAGGGCGCGGAGAAGAGTTTGGCGAAGCAGGAGAAGAAGGTCAAGCAGCTGAAGCAGGAACTGGAGGATCTGCAAGTGGACAAGAACCAACAGGCGGAGGTTTCCCGGGTGGAGAAGGAGGGGTTGGAGTGCAAGAACAAGGAGATGCACGGCATGATGAGACGGCTTAAGGATCTCGTTCGCAATGTTGATGTGTGA